One Myxococcales bacterium genomic region harbors:
- a CDS encoding nuclear transport factor 2 family protein, translated as MKRPPLPPFDAETAALKARLAEDAWNSRDPARVALAYTEGSRWRNRSEHFQGRDAIRAFLERKWRAELEYRLIKEVWAFTADRIAVRFVYECHDDAGAWRRSYGNELWELEADGLMRRREASINDVAIAEGQRLFRWPLGRRPDDHPGLTELGL; from the coding sequence ATGAAACGACCGCCTCTGCCTCCCTTCGACGCCGAGACCGCCGCCCTCAAGGCTCGGCTGGCCGAGGACGCTTGGAACAGCCGTGATCCCGCGAGGGTCGCCCTCGCGTACACCGAGGGGAGCCGTTGGCGGAACCGATCGGAGCACTTCCAGGGGCGCGACGCCATTCGCGCCTTCCTCGAGCGAAAGTGGCGCGCGGAGCTCGAGTACCGCCTGATCAAGGAGGTCTGGGCTTTCACCGCCGACCGCATCGCCGTGCGCTTCGTGTACGAGTGCCACGACGATGCGGGGGCCTGGAGACGGAGCTACGGCAACGAGCTGTGGGAGCTCGAGGCCGACGGGCTCATGCGACGCCGCGAGGCGAGCATCAACGACGTCGCCATCGCGGAGGGGCAACGGCTCTTTCGCTGGCCCCTCGGGCGCCGTCCGGACGATCACCCGGGCCTCACCGAGCTCGGGCTCTGA
- the puuE gene encoding allantoinase PuuE yields MSDRYPRDLLGYGKNPPHARWPGHARVAVQLVLNYEEGGENSVLHGDAGSEQFLSEMFSPPAFPARHLSMEGIYEYGSRVGVWRILRELEKRKLPVTVFGVSMALERCPEVTAAFVEAGHEIACHGHRWIHYQNVDEATEREHMARGMAVIAKMTGDGAPDGRGPRALHGAGWYTGRDSPNTRRLVADFGGFEYDSDYYGDDLPFWLQVRKTSGELAPHLVVPYTLDCNDMRFALPQGYSHGDEFFEYLRDAFDVHYAEGDERPSMMSIGMHCRLLGRPGRMRALQRFLDHVEAHDRVWVARRIDIARHWKEAHPFDPKTAFVWG; encoded by the coding sequence ATGAGCGACAGGTACCCTCGTGATCTCCTCGGCTACGGCAAGAACCCTCCGCACGCGCGGTGGCCCGGGCACGCGCGGGTCGCGGTGCAGCTCGTCCTGAACTACGAGGAGGGCGGAGAAAACTCGGTGCTCCACGGCGACGCGGGCAGCGAGCAGTTCCTCTCCGAGATGTTCTCGCCCCCGGCCTTTCCGGCGCGCCACCTCAGCATGGAGGGCATCTACGAGTATGGCTCGCGCGTCGGCGTGTGGCGCATCCTGCGGGAGCTCGAGAAGCGCAAGCTGCCCGTCACGGTGTTCGGCGTCTCCATGGCGCTCGAGCGCTGCCCCGAGGTGACCGCCGCGTTCGTCGAAGCGGGCCACGAGATCGCGTGCCACGGGCACAGATGGATCCACTACCAAAACGTCGACGAGGCCACCGAGCGCGAGCACATGGCCCGCGGCATGGCCGTGATCGCCAAGATGACCGGCGACGGCGCACCCGACGGGCGAGGCCCCCGCGCGCTCCACGGCGCGGGCTGGTACACCGGGCGGGACTCGCCGAACACACGCCGCCTCGTGGCCGACTTCGGCGGCTTCGAGTACGACAGCGACTACTACGGCGACGATTTGCCCTTCTGGCTCCAGGTGCGCAAGACCTCGGGGGAGCTCGCCCCGCACCTCGTCGTGCCGTACACGCTCGACTGCAACGACATGCGCTTCGCGTTGCCCCAGGGGTACAGCCACGGCGACGAGTTCTTCGAGTACCTCCGCGACGCCTTCGACGTGCACTACGCCGAAGGCGACGAGCGCCCCTCGATGATGAGCATCGGCATGCACTGCCGCCTCCTCGGCAGACCGGGGCGCATGCGCGCGCTCCAACGCTTCCTCGACCACGTCGAAGCCCACGACCGGGTGTGGGTCGCGAGGCGCATCGACATCGCGCGGCACTGGAAAGAAGCCCACCCGTTCGACCCGAAGACGGCCTTCGTCTGGGGGTGA
- a CDS encoding MmcQ/YjbR family DNA-binding protein, whose product MAAKRRAEGGKEAIVARLRALCLAFPDANERISHGSPTWFAGKGKVFAMLDDHHHGAEHLSVWVPAPDGVQATLVEAAPERYFRPPYVGPSGWIGVVLDTRPDWAAVEDHLRDAFLHVAGKRLRERLLSGAG is encoded by the coding sequence ATGGCGGCGAAGCGGCGAGCCGAGGGCGGCAAAGAGGCGATCGTGGCTCGCCTGCGCGCGTTGTGTTTGGCCTTCCCCGACGCGAACGAGCGGATCTCTCACGGGTCACCGACGTGGTTCGCCGGAAAGGGCAAGGTGTTCGCGATGCTCGACGACCACCACCACGGCGCCGAGCATCTGTCCGTGTGGGTGCCGGCGCCGGACGGCGTGCAAGCGACGCTCGTCGAAGCCGCCCCCGAACGCTACTTTCGCCCGCCGTACGTGGGCCCGAGCGGGTGGATAGGGGTCGTGCTCGACACACGGCCCGATTGGGCGGCCGTCGAGGACCATCTCCGCGACGCGTTTCTGCACGTCGCCGGGAAACGGCTCCGTGAGCGC
- a CDS encoding DUF2071 domain-containing protein: protein MSSAPPLAEIAVLGALAAAPSGLDANELVSVLADVGVGAEDALSACEALVARGCLSIRGSGLELLPRGGAELLGVHAAIERALDPSPSTPGMEECPSVPWLTTVRTEWHDALSLNYAVRPEALAALLPAPLEPEIFHGSAWVQVLCSRLREMRPQGVPALFGVDFHQVSYRAAVRYTGKHGVRRGGYFVRSETDHAVMRAVGNALVEFKFHDFEAARVSLSKEGSRLTFVSSPEGPLAETRVVLDVSPGQVAPPTSPWVSPPDLRAALVECYDAFGVDPGGYVYVLTIDRDPWREVFARPLSVSVPWMERGPLAGARLDSALHIPLPCRYRWRPLRRERLG, encoded by the coding sequence GTGAGCTCGGCGCCGCCGCTCGCGGAGATCGCGGTGCTCGGTGCGCTCGCCGCCGCGCCGTCCGGGCTCGACGCGAACGAGCTCGTCTCGGTCCTGGCGGACGTGGGCGTAGGCGCCGAGGACGCGCTGTCGGCGTGCGAGGCGCTGGTCGCGCGGGGCTGCCTCTCGATCCGTGGCTCGGGCCTCGAGCTCCTCCCTCGGGGTGGCGCCGAGCTCCTCGGCGTGCACGCAGCGATCGAGCGCGCCCTGGACCCGTCGCCGAGCACCCCGGGAATGGAGGAGTGCCCCTCGGTGCCGTGGCTCACCACCGTTCGCACCGAGTGGCACGACGCGCTCTCGCTCAACTACGCCGTTCGGCCCGAGGCCCTCGCCGCGCTCCTGCCGGCGCCGCTCGAGCCCGAGATTTTCCACGGCTCCGCCTGGGTGCAGGTCTTGTGCTCTCGGCTCCGCGAGATGCGCCCTCAAGGCGTGCCGGCGCTCTTCGGGGTCGACTTTCATCAGGTGAGCTACCGCGCGGCCGTCCGGTACACGGGGAAGCATGGTGTTCGCCGCGGCGGGTACTTCGTGCGGAGCGAGACCGACCACGCCGTGATGCGCGCGGTGGGGAACGCGCTCGTCGAGTTCAAATTCCACGACTTCGAGGCGGCTCGTGTGTCGCTCTCGAAGGAGGGCTCGCGGCTCACGTTCGTGTCGTCCCCCGAGGGGCCTCTCGCCGAGACGCGGGTCGTGCTCGACGTGTCTCCCGGTCAGGTCGCGCCGCCCACGAGCCCCTGGGTCTCTCCGCCCGACCTGCGGGCCGCGCTCGTCGAGTGTTACGACGCGTTCGGCGTCGACCCGGGTGGGTACGTGTACGTTCTCACGATCGACCGGGACCCTTGGCGCGAGGTCTTCGCGCGCCCGCTCTCGGTGTCGGTGCCGTGGATGGAGCGGGGCCCCCTCGCGGGCGCCCGGCTCGACTCGGCGCTGCACATCCCCCTCCCGTGCCGGTACAGGTGGCGGCCGCTCCGCCGAGAGCGGCTCGGGTGA
- a CDS encoding HIT family protein produces the protein MRTLSKDEALAALEESRNNVPARYAGCVMCALAEGALSPRLVVHETPHTVCVLDAFAARPGHLLVVARRHLRTLRDVPWEVHADMSRVAWRAARALEGRGAKRVYVAQLGSPVDLPTSYAHAHTHVVPVDEVDERARPAAVFSWSSGVVVYDPGEGEELAHTLALALATEA, from the coding sequence ATGCGAACGTTGTCGAAAGACGAGGCCCTCGCGGCCCTCGAAGAGAGCCGGAACAACGTTCCTGCCCGCTACGCCGGCTGTGTGATGTGCGCGCTCGCGGAAGGGGCGCTCTCGCCACGCCTCGTCGTGCACGAGACGCCCCACACCGTGTGCGTCCTCGACGCGTTCGCCGCCCGCCCGGGTCACCTGCTCGTCGTCGCGCGGCGCCACCTCCGCACGCTCCGCGATGTCCCTTGGGAGGTGCACGCGGACATGTCCCGCGTCGCATGGCGTGCGGCGCGCGCGCTCGAAGGCCGAGGGGCGAAGCGCGTCTACGTGGCCCAGCTCGGCTCGCCCGTCGATCTCCCCACGAGCTACGCGCACGCCCACACCCACGTCGTGCCGGTCGACGAGGTCGACGAACGCGCGCGCCCCGCCGCGGTGTTCTCGTGGTCGAGCGGCGTGGTCGTCTACGATCCCGGCGAAGGCGAGGAGCTCGCCCACACGCTCGCGCTCGCGCTCGCCACCGAAGCGTGA
- a CDS encoding BPTI/Kunitz domain-containing protein, whose amino-acid sequence MKSLLSFFVVGSVVAACSVSNVSVGGDGDAGAADSGATDGAVGDAGTCSLPKVVGPCEAAMPRFWFNAATGQCEAFTYGGCGGNANNFESAAECARACAPPNVGDAGDGGAACKDTAVARLCVRGTPSGPGTASLVEGGYVGFQVFPAGCHSSSCTQVVEASCAVQKNENNEITLDGKFCLASTGGPACTPDCSGGGFGSCSVASIAAGTYKAKLGTLEVTFTVPSTIPGAGSCVGSPL is encoded by the coding sequence ATGAAATCCTTACTTTCTTTCTTCGTCGTCGGTTCGGTCGTGGCCGCGTGCAGCGTGAGCAACGTCTCGGTCGGGGGCGATGGCGACGCCGGCGCCGCCGATAGCGGAGCCACCGATGGCGCCGTCGGAGACGCGGGCACGTGCTCGCTCCCCAAGGTGGTGGGCCCCTGCGAGGCGGCGATGCCGCGCTTCTGGTTCAACGCGGCCACGGGCCAGTGCGAGGCCTTCACGTACGGCGGCTGCGGAGGGAACGCGAACAACTTCGAGAGCGCCGCGGAGTGCGCCCGGGCGTGCGCGCCGCCAAACGTCGGCGACGCGGGGGACGGCGGCGCGGCCTGCAAGGACACGGCGGTGGCTCGGCTGTGCGTGCGCGGAACTCCGAGTGGGCCTGGGACGGCCTCGCTCGTGGAGGGGGGCTACGTGGGGTTCCAGGTGTTCCCTGCTGGGTGCCACTCGTCCTCGTGCACCCAGGTGGTCGAGGCCTCGTGCGCCGTGCAGAAGAACGAGAACAACGAGATCACGCTCGACGGCAAGTTCTGCCTCGCGTCGACCGGCGGCCCGGCATGTACTCCGGACTGCAGTGGCGGAGGCTTCGGGTCGTGCAGCGTGGCGAGCATCGCTGCCGGCACCTACAAGGCCAAGCTCGGCACCCTCGAAGTCACCTTCACCGTGCCGAGCACCATTCCGGGCGCGGGCAGCTGCGTGGGCTCGCCCCTCTGA
- the ygiD gene encoding 4,5-DOPA dioxygenase extradiol, translated as MGTASHSPRMPVVFVGHGSPMNVLERNRFSEGFTALRGLVPKPRAILAISAHWYVRGTYLTSAPHPKTIHDFSGFPKALYEIEYHSPGSVDLATRTQALLAQSELRADWGLDHGTWSVLRWMFPEADVPVVQLSLDRRLDARGHLALAKSLSTLRDDGVLILGSGNVTHNLGDAIDRMQSGDTSTPEWATRFDEAAKRALLDHDEAAIAALRDTRDGPLAHPSPDHLLPLLYTFAATTKDERVRFTSEAFDLGSISMRNVVWG; from the coding sequence ATGGGTACGGCAAGCCACTCGCCTCGGATGCCCGTCGTCTTCGTCGGGCACGGCTCGCCTATGAACGTGCTCGAGAGGAACCGCTTCAGCGAGGGGTTCACCGCGCTCCGTGGGCTCGTCCCCAAGCCTCGCGCGATCCTGGCCATCTCGGCCCACTGGTACGTACGCGGGACGTACCTCACGTCGGCCCCACACCCGAAGACCATCCACGACTTTTCGGGCTTCCCCAAGGCCCTCTACGAGATCGAGTACCACTCACCGGGCAGCGTCGACCTCGCCACCCGCACGCAGGCCTTGCTCGCGCAGTCCGAGCTACGTGCCGACTGGGGCCTCGACCACGGGACGTGGAGCGTTCTCCGCTGGATGTTCCCCGAGGCCGACGTGCCCGTGGTGCAGCTCTCCCTGGATCGAAGGCTCGACGCACGAGGCCACCTCGCGCTCGCGAAGAGCCTCTCCACCCTCCGCGACGACGGCGTGCTCATCCTCGGGAGCGGCAACGTGACCCACAACCTCGGCGACGCGATCGACCGCATGCAGTCGGGCGATACGTCGACCCCCGAGTGGGCGACTCGGTTCGACGAAGCGGCCAAACGCGCCCTCCTCGACCACGACGAGGCGGCGATCGCGGCCCTCCGCGACACGAGAGACGGCCCCCTCGCCCACCCCTCGCCCGACCACCTCCTCCCACTCCTCTACACCTTCGCGGCGACCACGAAGGACGAGCGCGTTCGCTTCACGAGCGAAGCGTTCGACCTCGGCTCGATCTCCATGCGCAACGTGGTGTGGGGATAG
- a CDS encoding pyridoxamine 5'-phosphate oxidase family protein, whose product MTRTLTYPSDVAFTPAVKAIQAKRGSRAAYARMEAAGGWETEIDASLAAFIAEQRSFFLATANAEGQPYIQHRGGPPGFLRVTGPRTLAFADYRGNRQYISLGNLSENPKVQLFLIDYAQRARVKIWGTAHVEEDPARVSALMPEGYDAKPEQALVIEVVAWDGNCPQHIPQRLEASDVARALAERDERIATLEAELAARRST is encoded by the coding sequence ATGACGAGGACGCTTACCTATCCGAGCGACGTGGCGTTCACACCCGCGGTAAAGGCCATCCAGGCGAAGCGTGGGTCCCGGGCGGCCTACGCGCGTATGGAGGCTGCAGGTGGCTGGGAGACCGAGATCGACGCGTCGCTCGCGGCGTTCATCGCGGAGCAGAGGAGCTTCTTCCTCGCGACGGCCAACGCGGAGGGGCAGCCGTACATCCAGCACCGTGGCGGGCCGCCCGGCTTCTTGCGGGTCACGGGGCCGCGGACGCTCGCGTTCGCGGACTACAGGGGAAATCGGCAGTACATCAGCCTCGGGAACCTCTCCGAGAACCCGAAGGTGCAGCTCTTCCTCATCGACTACGCGCAGCGCGCGCGCGTGAAGATCTGGGGGACGGCGCACGTCGAGGAAGACCCGGCCCGCGTCTCCGCGCTGATGCCCGAGGGCTACGACGCGAAACCCGAACAAGCCCTCGTGATCGAGGTCGTCGCCTGGGACGGGAACTGCCCGCAGCACATCCCCCAGCGCCTCGAGGCGAGCGACGTGGCGCGGGCGCTCGCGGAGCGAGACGAGCGCATCGCGACCCTCGAGGCGGAGCTCGCAGCGCGTCGGTCCACGTGA
- a CDS encoding sigma-70 family RNA polymerase sigma factor, whose protein sequence is MTAPAMSEPSGRTLADPFVRARATSDGPAPSPELVAPERLADMFHRHYDLVWRVLRRRGLSAPRADDATQEVFIVASRKLAQIPFGNERAFLCGAALKVASTVRRSAEVRRENVSTEDDLGATLAATDQPSFEELLDQRKAREALDAILASLGEELQEVFVLFELEGMTMAEIAATLGIPPGTVASRLRRARESFHVRVEETFPKSREAPHE, encoded by the coding sequence ATGACCGCGCCCGCCATGTCGGAGCCCTCGGGGAGAACCTTGGCCGATCCTTTCGTGAGAGCGCGCGCCACGAGCGACGGACCGGCTCCGTCGCCCGAGCTCGTCGCGCCCGAGCGCCTCGCCGACATGTTCCATCGTCACTACGATCTCGTCTGGCGTGTGCTCCGTCGCCGAGGGCTCTCCGCGCCTCGTGCCGACGACGCGACCCAAGAGGTCTTCATCGTGGCCTCACGAAAGCTCGCGCAGATCCCGTTCGGAAACGAGCGCGCGTTCCTCTGCGGCGCGGCGCTGAAGGTCGCGTCGACGGTGCGACGCAGCGCCGAGGTGCGGCGCGAGAACGTATCGACGGAAGACGACCTCGGCGCCACCCTGGCCGCGACCGACCAACCGAGCTTCGAGGAGCTCCTCGATCAGCGCAAGGCCCGCGAGGCCCTCGACGCGATCTTGGCGAGCCTCGGCGAAGAGCTCCAAGAGGTGTTCGTGCTCTTCGAGCTCGAGGGCATGACCATGGCCGAGATCGCCGCGACGCTCGGGATCCCCCCCGGTACGGTCGCGTCGCGTCTTCGGCGCGCGCGCGAGTCGTTCCACGTCCGTGTCGAGGAAACCTTTCCGAAGTCCCGCGAGGCTCCCCATGAGTGA
- a CDS encoding SUMF1/EgtB/PvdO family nonheme iron enzyme gives MGACACACASPTPEGPGRETVQRKAVPVDTSPPDASLDTGSPDASLDASGPEPPHGPRLLELGYHVDKIYRERHYTWRQVATLHWQAVADELPPLPAPPTTKASGCAPGMVRVEGGLLLDERGHDDTDRVLEAQDRTCERWRVPKRVCESFSEAMWSAVRDTLPRRPMRFCMDRYEYPNRLGEYPLVVTTFSESEAFCKKEGKRLCTESEWTFACEGEEGRPYPYGYTRDATACPIDRPRVEPPEGTFAPRTTGHTARGIDAMWQGERAGAFARCTSPFGVADMTGNVDEWTRSTRAWGYRMILKGGHWSFVRARCRPQTRGHGPLYVNVETGFRCCTDGPTDTADP, from the coding sequence GTGGGCGCCTGCGCATGCGCGTGCGCCTCACCTACCCCCGAGGGGCCTGGGCGCGAGACCGTGCAGCGAAAGGCCGTGCCCGTCGACACGAGCCCGCCCGACGCGAGCCTCGACACGGGCTCGCCCGACGCGAGCCTCGACGCGAGCGGACCCGAGCCACCCCACGGGCCTCGGCTCCTCGAGCTCGGGTACCACGTCGACAAAATCTACCGCGAGCGCCACTACACGTGGCGGCAGGTGGCGACGCTGCACTGGCAGGCCGTGGCCGACGAGCTCCCTCCCCTCCCCGCGCCCCCGACCACGAAGGCGTCGGGGTGTGCGCCGGGCATGGTGCGCGTCGAGGGAGGGCTCCTGCTCGACGAACGGGGCCACGACGACACGGATCGCGTGCTCGAGGCCCAGGACCGCACCTGCGAGCGCTGGCGCGTACCGAAGCGCGTCTGCGAGAGCTTCTCGGAGGCGATGTGGAGCGCAGTCCGGGACACGCTCCCGCGAAGGCCTATGCGGTTCTGCATGGATCGCTACGAGTACCCGAACAGGCTCGGAGAGTATCCCCTCGTCGTGACGACGTTCTCGGAGTCGGAGGCGTTCTGCAAGAAGGAGGGGAAGCGCCTCTGCACGGAGAGCGAGTGGACCTTCGCGTGCGAAGGAGAAGAGGGGCGCCCCTACCCGTACGGCTACACGCGCGACGCCACGGCGTGCCCCATCGATCGGCCGCGCGTAGAGCCCCCGGAGGGCACCTTCGCCCCCCGCACCACGGGCCACACGGCCCGCGGCATCGACGCCATGTGGCAAGGCGAGCGCGCCGGCGCGTTCGCGCGGTGCACGAGCCCCTTCGGCGTGGCCGACATGACGGGCAACGTCGACGAGTGGACGCGCTCCACGCGCGCTTGGGGCTACCGCATGATTTTGAAGGGCGGGCACTGGTCGTTCGTGCGTGCGCGCTGCCGCCCGCAGACGCGAGGGCACGGTCCGCTCTACGTCAACGTCGAGACCGGGTTTCGCTGCTGCACCGACGGGCCGACCGACACCGCCGACCCTTGA
- a CDS encoding carboxymuconolactone decarboxylase family protein — MSRIAIPGSIDATPSASQPLLEAVKAQLGSVPNLFRLVAQSPAALDGYLGLNGALAKGALGAKTRERIAIAVAEQNGCDYCLSAHTYLGKQLAKLDDGELDAARHARSLDPKADAALRFAKAVMTTRGHVSGADLDEARKAGHSDAELVEIVAHVALNTLTNYMNGVASTEVDFPSVRAHAEYEGLCTVAVSMGERVPSDASSTSHYAGRTFRFSSPAAKAMFDADPSSFVAKADARWPLLG; from the coding sequence ATGTCCCGCATCGCCATTCCCGGTTCGATCGACGCCACGCCCTCTGCCTCTCAGCCGCTGCTGGAGGCCGTGAAAGCCCAGCTCGGCTCGGTGCCGAACCTCTTCCGCCTCGTCGCCCAGAGCCCTGCCGCCCTCGATGGCTACCTCGGTCTGAACGGCGCGCTCGCCAAGGGTGCCCTCGGCGCCAAGACGCGCGAGCGGATCGCCATCGCCGTCGCCGAGCAGAACGGCTGTGACTACTGCCTCTCGGCGCACACCTACCTCGGGAAGCAACTCGCCAAGCTCGACGACGGCGAGCTCGACGCCGCTCGGCACGCGCGCTCGCTCGACCCGAAGGCCGACGCGGCCCTTCGTTTCGCCAAGGCCGTCATGACGACGCGTGGTCATGTCTCGGGAGCCGACCTCGACGAGGCGCGGAAGGCGGGGCACTCCGACGCGGAGCTCGTCGAGATCGTCGCGCACGTCGCCTTGAACACCCTGACGAACTACATGAATGGCGTGGCCTCGACCGAGGTCGACTTCCCGAGTGTGCGCGCGCACGCCGAGTACGAGGGGCTGTGCACGGTCGCCGTGTCCATGGGCGAGCGTGTGCCGTCGGACGCGAGCTCCACGAGCCACTACGCGGGCCGCACCTTCCGCTTCTCGAGCCCCGCCGCCAAGGCGATGTTCGACGCCGATCCCTCGAGCTTCGTGGCGAAGGCCGACGCGCGCTGGCCGCTCCTCGGATAG